One segment of Synchiropus splendidus isolate RoL2022-P1 chromosome 4, RoL_Sspl_1.0, whole genome shotgun sequence DNA contains the following:
- the camk1da gene encoding calcium/calmodulin-dependent protein kinase type 1D: protein MARENGDASRSETWKKQVDDIKKIFDLKEVLGTGAFSEVVLAQEKLTGRMFAVKCIPKKALKGKESSIENEIAVLRKIKHENIVALEDIYESPDHLYLIMQLVSGGELFDRIVEKGFYTEKDASTLIRQVLDAVHYLHRMGIVHRDLKPENLLYFNPQDESKIMISDFGLSKMEGSGDVMSTACGTPGYVAPEVLAQKPYSKAVDCWSIGVIAYILLCGYPPFYDENDSKLFEQILKADYEFDAPYWDDISDSAKDFISSLMEKDPSRRFTCEQALRHPWIAGDTALCKNIHESVSRQIRKNFAKSKWRQAFNATAVVRHMRKLQLGSSMGSSMDASGQHNRPSQTPKTSQSQNPVDQKQPVQSQMSGPAVTSQNNNSAASKTSSTEPLSAPRKECVATPATPCSLASAASASVAGSDLNRPHPSAVPAPVLTETK from the exons GGGGGCTTTTTCGGAGGTGGTCCTGGCCCAAGAGAAGCTGACAGGACGGATGTTTGCGGTGAAGTGCATCCCCAAAAAAGCTTTGAAGGGGAAAGAGAGCAGCATTGAGAACGAAATCGCCGTTCTGAGGAA GATCAAGCATGAAAACATCGTGGCCCTTGAGGACATCTACGAGAGTCCAGACCACCTCTACCTGATCATGCAGCT GGTGTCGGGAGGTGAGCTGTTTGATCGAATAGTTGAAAAAGGATTCTACACAGAGAAGGACGCTAGCACGCTGATCAGACAAGTTCTGGACGCAGTTCACTATCTGCACAGGATGGGCATCGTACACAGAGACCTGAAG CCGGAGAATCTGCTGTATTTCAACCCTCAGGACGAATCGAAAATCATGATCAGCGACTTTGGCCTGTCAAAGATGGAGGGCAGTGGCGACGTCATGTCCACGGCGTGTGGCACGCCGGGATATGTTG CTCCGGAGGTTCTGGCCCAGAAGCCGTACAGCAAGGCGGTAGACTGCTGGTCCATCGGAGTCATCGCCTACATTCT GCTCTGTGGTTATCCGCCATTCTACGATGAAAACGACTCCAAGTTGTTTGAGCAAATCTTGAAAGCTGACTATGAGTTTGACGCTCCGTACTGGGACGACATTTCCGACTCAG CAAAGGACTTCATCAGCAGCCTGATGGAGAAAGATCCGAGTCGACGCTTCACCTGTGAGCAGGCGCTCCGACACCCCTG GATCGCTGGGGACACAGCTCTCTGCAAGAACATCCATGAATCTGTCAGCAGGCAGATCAGAAAGAACTttgccaaaagcaaatggagG CAAGCCTTCAACGCCACAGCAGTGGTCCGTCACATGCGGAAGCTGCAGCTCGGCAGCAGCATGGGGAGCAGCATGGATGCTTCCGGTCAACACAACAGGCCCAGTCAGACGCCAAAGACGTCCCAAAGCCAGAACCCGGTGGACCAGAAACAGCCAGTCCAGAGCCAAATGAGTGGCCCGGCTGTAACCAGCCAGAACAACAACTCTGCTGCCAGTAAAACGTCCTCCACAGAGCCACTGTCAGCTCCACGCAAGGAAT GCGTCGCCACGCCAGCCACGCCCTGCAGCTTGGCATCTGCAGCGTCTGCTTCTGTCGCTGGCTCGGACCTGAACCGGCCACATCCCTCGGCGGTCCCGGCACCAGTCCTCACAGAGACCAAGTGA
- the ccdc3a gene encoding coiled-coil domain-containing protein 3a: MLYTALFLAALAALTGGCQLPSEWRPLSEGCRAELAEIIVYARVLAIHREPPLGSLYNSLPFGFSYGYEGAEEGLLYSAEVELLCDQAWGSMLEVPAASRLNLTGLGYLSCHSHTVMENYSYFFFLRMDENYNILPHSVNFQDAIFPDTPENRRTFSSLFQFSNCTQGSQPFHTFSPEWDIQEDSRLLCSSVQAALFEEEDRGRKMQERLEVAERRNRQLKERVRKVKRSLRNARKATRKAELEAQELKEKLKAAERRAGHHLNSITQEEASPAIRHQIRQKMQLR; the protein is encoded by the exons ATGTTATACACCGCTCTTTTTCTCGCGGCTCTGGCAGCGCTCACGGGCGGCTGCCAGCTCCCGTCCGAGTGGCGGCCGCTGAGTGAGGGCTGCCGGGCGGAGCTGGCGGAGATCATCGTCTACGCTCGGGTCCTCGCCATCCACCGGGAGCCGCCGCTGGGGAGCCTGTACAACTCGCTGCCATTCGGCTTCAGCTACGGCTACGAGGGAGCGGAGGAAGGGCTGCTTTACTCTGCggaggtggagctgctgtgCGATCAGGCCTGGGGGAGCATGCTGGAGGTCCCCGCGGCGTCCAGGCTCAACCTGACCGGACTGGGTTACCTGTCCTGTCACTCCCACACTGTGATGGAGAACTACTcctacttcttcttcctcag GATGGACGAGAACTACAACATCCTCCCACACAGCGTCAACTTCCAGGACGCCATCTTTCCTGACACGCCAGAGAACCGACGGACCTTCTCCAGTCTCTTCCAGTTCTCCAACTGTACGCAGGGCAGTCAGCCATTCCACACCTTCAGCCCGGAGTGGGACATACAGGAGGACAGCAGG ctgctgtgttCGTCAGTCCAGGCCGCGCTCTTTGAGGAGGAGGACCGAGGACGGAAGATGCAGGAGCGCCTGGAGGTGGCGGAGAGGAGGAACCGGCAGTTGAAGGAGCGGGTTCGGAAGGTGAAGCGCTCCCTGAGGAACGCTCGCAAGGCCACCAGGAAAGCCGAGCTGGAGGCgcaggagctgaaggagaagctgaaggcTGCTGAGCGACGGGCGGGACATCACCTCAACAGTATCACGCAGGAGGAGGCATCACCAGCCATTCGCCATCAGATACGTCAGAAGATGCAGCTGCGATGA